A stretch of the Argentina anserina chromosome 6, drPotAnse1.1, whole genome shotgun sequence genome encodes the following:
- the LOC126798847 gene encoding protein SRC2 encodes MDCRPFEITLFGANDIKDVNTFSKMDVYAVVSVAGAAVKKQKLRTPVHKDGGTNPKWNHTLKFTLDDAALLSDRLKIKIKLISDRTVGDTVIGKAVIPAKDLMQSEKANHEKPVTYPIVTPKGRTKGSVSFGYKFGEKFSAPIQAQPQVQKKAHEPVMAYPAGHAGSSSVYPPPGVTQPVYHPYPPQPQPGYGYPPQQQPGYGYGPPPQAGYGYPPVVQPGYGYAQKPKRGGGNMALGLGAGLLGGLLIGDMVSDVGEMGAYDAGCDDGFGDGFDF; translated from the coding sequence ATGGATTGCAGGCCGTTTGAGATAACGCTTTTCGGCGCCAATGACATCAAGGACGTCAACACCTTCTCCAAGATGGACGTATACGCCGTCGTCTCCGTCGCCGGCGCCGCCGTCAAGAAGCAGAAGCTCCGCACCCCCGTCCACAAAGATGGCGGCACCAACCCCAAATGGAACCACACCCTCAAGTTCACCCTCGACGACGCCGCCCTCCTCTCCGACCGCCTCAAGATCAAGATCAAGCTCATATCCGACCGCACCGTCGGCGATACCGTCATCGGAAAAGCCGTGATTCCGGCCAAGGATCTCATGCAAAGCGAAAAGGCGAATCACGAGAAACCCGTGACCTACCCGATCGTGACTCCCAAGGGGAGGACTAAGGGCAGCGTGAGTTTCGGCTACAAATTCGGCGAGAAATTCTCGGCGCCTATACAGGCTCAGCCTCAGGTCCAGAAAAAGGCCCATGAACCCGTCATGGCGTACCCGGCGGGCCACGCCGGGTCGAGCTCGGTTTACCCGCCACCCGGGGTGACCCAGCCGGTTTATCATCCTTACCCGCCACAGCCGCAACCGGGTTATGGGTACCCGCCGCAGCAGCAGCCGGGTTACGGGTACGGGCCGCCGCCGCAGGCCGGGTACGGGTACCCGCCGGTTGTGCAGCCGGGTTATGGGTACGCGCAGAAGCCTAAGAGAGGAGGAGGGAACATGGCGCTAGGGTTGGGAGCTGGGTTGTTGGGTGGTTTGTTGATCGGAGATATGGTTTCCGATGTGGGTGAGATGGGGGCGTATGATGCTGGGTGTGATGATGGGTTTGGTGACGGGTTTGATTTCTAG
- the LOC126799130 gene encoding PWWP domain-containing protein 1-like, which translates to MNTDFQSDAKPDSGDDVTAAKGKAEDDARVSPTESGGGRSEEDRARVSEETVGGNVTEPKGLDFDDDDVFDIGRVELDDDREDEEEDDNSSEAQNESADLLSEFDDYVANEKDETALGTSRALSYGFEVGDLVWGKVKSHPWWPGHIFNEAFATSQVRRTRREGHVLVAFFGDSSYGWFDPAELIPFEPHFAEKSRQTNYRNFPRAVEEAVDELSRRRGLAFVCKCRKGDNFRPTGVPGYFVVDVPDYEHGAVYSTEQIKKARDGFSPVELVSLVKKLASSPVRGDQKSLSFIKNRATMFAYRKAVFEEHDETYAQAFGARSARNAAAVSDQPVKPRAPLSGPLVIAEALGGRKSATKPMKVKDHSKKDKYLFKRRDEASIVKPHQASSSAPSTYLGGSIALGDGDYMLEKRESSGKEPVNINQVPANSSVAGQGVRAGAKLSLKLSLDKETGTLLEVKDALTQNVAVGPTSTGRSDLSGDGTKQCIKDEPSQSLKQEGEDPMEVKYEESADLSGSLDNLQPPLSLPKKVEEGNELNEVRVGHGVGDSSPIVAKSSAGKKAVGGVKKAKVLKRPPGDMNTDTSVMGDKKKKKQKKQLDSETSFRDPQKIVTSRKMKRAAGNPKSAGLASEDEIKAEQQKKDVAFKKAVSESAGILPLLTELEVPQLVGDLRDLALDPSHGHEINSPAIVLQFFLQFRALVYQKSLVLSPPSETELVEGRTPKTLSGVKASETSPPEPVRDAPSSKAAKPMYRSEAAKPLFRSDDRTIAGRKRAPSDRQGEIAAKKSKKMSDIKLLAAERKIGVKSSETQRGEVKETAVPIPQKSLKPGLVRKMDPPSKVVEPTMLVMKFPPKASLPSPAELKAKFARFGPMDQSGLRVFYKSLTCRVVFRYKSDAQAAYKVATSNNSFFGNISVRFHLREVDGPDVPASGKGYGDDYSSETVQGKDSAYMPTTALKQRQQQSLSQSAVQPKSILKKSSGEEPRGQVTGGNGNSKGTARVKFMLGGEEPSRNEQLMMPGNRNNFNNNSASFADDGAPSSSSTTSVAMMNYNARNFQKVNPPPSSLPPLLPLPHTRPPSSQYAKPPPQNNFSQQHLELALPPPPPAAIRNSHNTSATFPSAPTVDISQQMLSLLTRCNDVVSNVKGFLGYVPYHPL; encoded by the exons ATGAACACCGATTTCCAATCCGACGCGAAGCCGGACTCCGGCGACGACGTCACGGCAGCCAAAGGCAAAGCCGAGGACGACGCTAGGGTTTCGCCCACGGAGAGCGGCGGCGGGAGATCTGAGGAGGATAGGGCTAGGGTTAGCGAGGAGACTGTCGGCGGAAATGTGACGGAACCGAAGGGGTTGGATttcgacgacgacgacgtgTTCGATATCGGGAGAGTCGAGCTTGATGATGATCGggaggatgaggaggaggacgATAATAGCTCCGAGGCTCAGAATGAGAGTGCGGATTTGTTATCGGAGTTCGACGATTACGTGGCGAATGAGAAGGACGAAACGGCCTTAGGAACGTCGAGAGCTCTGAGCTACGGCTTCGAAGTCGGCGACTTGGTGTGGGGGAAGGTCAAGTCTCATCCGTGGTGGCCGGGGCACATATTCAACGAGGCTTTCGCGACGTCGCAGGTGCGCCGGACAAGGAGGGAAGGCCATGTACTGGTGGCGTTCTTTGGCGACAGTAGCTACGGCTGGTTCGACCCCGCCGAGCTCATCCCATTCGAGCCACATTTCGCAGAGAAATCGCGGCAGACGAATTACCGGAACTTTCCCAGGGCTGTGGAGGAGGCTGTGGATGAGCTGAGCCGGCGGCGCGGCCTTGCGTTTGTGTGTAAATGTAGGAAGGGGGATAATTTCCGGCCTACGGGCGTGCCGGGGTACTTTGTTGTTGATGTGCCGGATTATGAGCATGGGGCGGTTTACTCCACGGAGCAGATTAAGAAGGCGAGGGATGGTTTCAGTCCTGTTGAGCTTGTGTCGCTTGTAAAGAAGCTGGCTAGCTCGCCGGTGCGAGGCGATCAGAAGAGCCTTAGCTTTATTAAGAATAGGGCCACTATGTTTGCGTATCGGAAGGCTGTGTTTGAAGAGCATGATGAGACCTATGCGCAGGCGTTTGGGGCTCGGTCTGCACGTAATGCGGCTGCTGTGTCTGATCAGCCTGTTAAGCCTCGAG CACCTTTGAGTGGTCCTTTGGTGATTGCTGAAGCTCTGGGTGGGCGGAAGAGTGCCACAAAACCCATGAAAGTCAAGGACCATTCAAAGAAAGACAAATATCTTTTCAAGCGAAGAGATGAAGCCAGCATTGTGAAACCCCACCAAGCTAGTTCCTCAGCCCCATCTACTTACTTGGGGGGATCAATAGCATTAGGAGATGGAGATTATATGTTAGAAAAGAGGGAGTCTTCCGGCAAAGAACCTGTAAACATAAATCAGGTACCAGCAAACAGCTCTGTTGCCGGCCAAGGTGTTAGAGCTGGTGCCAAGCTATCTCTAAAACTTTCTCTTGACAAGGAAACCGGGACCCTGCTGGAAGTGAAAGATGCATTGACACAGAATGTAGCTGTAGGTCCTACAAGCACAGGCCGCAGTGATTTATCGGGTGACGGGACCAAGCAATGTATAAAAGATGAACCATCACAATCTTTGAAGCAGGAAGGTGAGGATCCGATGGAGGTTAAGTATGAAGAGAGTGCCGACTTGTCTGGTTCACTTGACAATTTACAGCCACCTTTGAGCCTTCCAAAGAAAGTGGAGGAAGGCAATGAATTAAATGAAGTTCGTGTTGGTCATGGTGTTGGAGATTCTTCACCAATTGTGGCAAAGAGTTCAGCTGGAAAGAAGGCAGTTGGTGGAGTGAAAAAGGCAAAGGTTCTTAAACGGCCACCGGGTGACATGAACACTGACACCTCTGTCATGGgagacaagaagaaaaagaagcaaaagaaaCAGTTAGATTCCGAAACAAGCTTCAGAGATCCACAGAAGATTGTGACTTCCAGAAAGATGAAGAGGGCAGCAGGAAATCCCAAAAGTGCAGGCTTGGCTTCAGAAGATGAAATTAAGGCAGAACAGCAGAAGAAAGACGTTGCTTTCAAAAAAGCCGTGTCTGAATCTGCTGGAATATTGCCACTCCTTACAGAGCTTGAAGTACCGCAACTAGTAGGTGATTTGCGAGACCTTGCCCTTGATCCTTCTCATGGTCATGAAATAAACAGCCCTGCAATTGTTCTGCAGTTCTTTCTGCAATTCCGGGCCCTTGTCTATCAGAAAAGTTTGGTTCTATCACCGCCTTCGGAGACAGAGCTTGTTGAGGGTCGCACCCCTAAAACTCTATCTGGTGTCAAAGCCTCAGAAACTTCTCCTCCAGAACCAGTTAGAGATGCTCCCTCCTCAAAGGCGGCAAAACCCATGTATAGATCCGAGGCAGCGAAACCGTTGTTCAGATCTGATGATCGCACTATAGCTGGGCGGAAACGTGCTCCATCTGATCGTCAAGGAGAGATTGCAGCTAAGAAGTCCAAGAAAATGAGTGATATAAAATTATTGGCTGCAGAAAGGAAGATTGGGGTAAAAAGTTCAGAGACCCAGCGTGGAGAGGTGAAAGAAACAGCGGTGCCCATTCCGCAGAAGTCACTGAAGCCAGGTCTTGTGAGAAAAATGGATCCTCCGTCTAAGGTTGTTGAGCCCACCATGCTCGTGATGAAATTCCCTCCCAAAGCCTCTCTTCCTTCACCTGCAGAACTAAAGGCAAAGTTTGCTCGTTTTGGTCCTATGGATCAGTCTGGTCTCCGTGTGTTTTACAAGTCCTTAACATGTCGAGTTGTATTTCGGTACAAATCTGATGCGCAAGCAGCATATAAGGTTGCTACTTCAAACAATTCTTTCTTTGGCAACATTAGTGTGAGGTTCCATCTTCGGGAGGTGGACGGCCCTGACGTTCCTGCATCTGGAAAGGGCTATGGAGATGATTATTCCAGTGAGACCGTGCAGGGTAAGGATTCTGCATATATGCCAACTACCGCACTCAAGCAGCGGCAGCAGCAGTCCCTCTCACAAAGTGCAGTGCAGCCGAAGTCAATTCTGAAGAAGTCATCGGGTGAAGAGCCTCGAGGGCAGGTAACTGGTGGCAATGGTAATAGTAAAGGAACTGCCCGTGTAAAATTCATGTTGGGTGGTGAAGAACCCAGTAGAAATGAGCAATTGATGATGCCTGGTAATAGAAATAACTTCAACAACAACAGTGCTAGTTTTGCAGATGATGGtgcaccttcttcttcttctactacTTCTGTTGCTATGATGAATTATAATGCGAGAAACTTTCAAAAGGTTAATCCTCCACCTTCTTCATtgcctcctcttcttcctttacCCCATACTCGGCCTCCATCCTCTCAATATGCAAAACCCCCACCACAAAATAATTTTTCGCAGCAGCATTTAGAACTGGCACTACCGCCGCCACCACCAGCAGCCATCAGAAACAGCCACAACACCTCCGCCACCTTTCCGAGTGCACCCACAGTTGATATTTCCCAGCAGATGCTAAGCCTGTTGACCAGGTGCAATGATGTTGTGAGCAACGTAAAGGGTTTCCTTGGATATGTGCCCTACCATCCTCTTTGA